The genomic region GCTGTGCGGTGACGGTCTCGCCGTCGCTGGTCTCTTCGCCCACGTACAAGCCTTCGGTGTTTTCGCGCACAATCAGCAGGTTGACGTGCGGGCGGGCGTTGGGCAGCGGCAGACTGTGCACCGGGCGCACATTGGCGTAGAGGTCGAGCGCCTGGCGCATGGTGAGAATGGCGCTGCGGTAGCCGGCGACTTTACGCGCGGGCGATTGCACCGCGCCAAAAAGCGCCGCGCCGGCTTGGCGGATGGCGTCTAGCGTGGCGGGGGGCACGGAAACCCCATGGCGTTGGAACGCGCCCCAGCCCGCTTCGGCTTCTACCAGATGCAGCGCCGGCATGACGGCTTGCAGAACGCGCGCCGCTTCGGGCACCACTTCTTGCCCGATGCCGTCGCCGGGAATGAGAACAAGGGTTGGCGTGGTCATAGGCTGCCTTTCTGTTGGTTGGTCAATAATGGTACAATGCACCGTTGCAGGGAGAATCTCACAAACGAGAGGGGAAACATGTCATCGTTGACGACGCAACCGATACCAGAACACCTTGGCTCTGTCAAGCGGTACGACCGCCATTTCATCGTCTGCACGGGGGTGCGCCACTGGGCGCCCAAAGTGGAGCAGGGCGGGGGGTTTTTGCAAGCCCTTGCCGATGCCACCAAGCCGCTTGAACCGCACCTGGGGCAAAAAATCCGCGTGACCGCCTCGGATGAGCCGAGCGAAGGCGACGGCTACGACGTGCTCGTCTTCCCCGACGGCGTGCGCTATCTGGGCTTGCGTGAGGAGGACATCCCCACGCTCATCGAAGACCATCTCCTGGGCGGGCGTCCATCGCCGCGGCTGGCGCACCGCCCGGTGGAAGTGGGGTATGTGCTGGTTTGTGTGCACGCCGAACGGGACGAACGGTGCGGGCGCGCCGGACCGCCGCTTGTGGACCGTTTTTGGGAGGTGCTGGACCGCGAGGGGCTGAGCGACCGCTACCGCGTGGTGGCGTCCAGCCACTTGGGTGGACATAAATTCGCGGGCAACATCATCGTCTATCCGTCGGGCGATTGGTACGGGCTGGTGACGCCGGCGGACGTGGAGCGCATTGTGCGCGAACATCTGCGCGAGGGGCGTATCGTGGCGGCGCTGTGGCGTGGGCGTATCGGCATGGAACAGGACGAACAACGCGCGTTCTGGTTCGAGTGTTGCGGAGGGGGCGCATGAGCGACCGCCACAGCCCGCCCGAAACACGCATTCACGCCATCATCGAACGGCTGCGCGACGCCCACCCCGACGCCACGTGCGCCCTGCACCATGCAAACCCGTGGCAATTGCTGGTGGCGACCATTCTCTCGGCGCAAACCACCGATGAGCGCGTCAACAGCATCACACCCGAACTCTTCGCCCGCTATCCCACGCCTGAGGCGTTGGCGGCGGCTGACCGCGCCGAGATTGAACGCATCATCAAGCCGCTGGGCTTCTACCGCCAGAAAGCGCGCTACATTCATGAAACCGCGCAGAAAATCGTGCACGACTTTGGCGGTGAAGTGCCCGACAGCATGGACGCGCTGCTCTCGCTGCCGGGCGTGGCGCGCAAAACCGCCAATGTGGTGCTGGGCGTGGCGTTTGGCAAGGCGGAAGGGGTGGTGGTGGATACGCACGTCAAGCGGCTGGCGCAGCGCCTGGGGCTGACGAAAGCCGCGACGCCTGAGAAAATCGAACGTGATTTGATGCGGCTGGTACCGCGCGAGCATTGGATTGACATCTCGCACCTGCTCATCTTCCACGGTCGCCGCGTCTGCGACGCCCGCCGTCCCCAATGCGCCGCCTGTGTGCTCAACGACCTGTGCCCGTCGGCGGAGCCGGCGTTGTGAGCCGGGCGTCTCGGTTCAGGCACAAATGTGCTATCATGTACGAACGAGGACGAACGCCCGAAAGCGTTTTCAGGCGCAACCAACGCATTGAACGATGACGAACGAGAGACCGCAGACCGATACCAACACACAACAGACATTGCCGCCCCGCGCCCTCAACGTCGCGGGGCTTCTGGCGTTCATTCAGCGCCATCCCGGCGTCGCCGCCTGGCTGCACGACGCGGCGCAGCGCGCCCCCCTGGGCGAAGCCACACCCCCCGCGCTGGACGTGGCGCGACCGGCGCGCGCCGCCCTGATTGCCGCCACCGCCACGGTGCGCACGCCCTTGTGTGTCATCACCGCGCGCCCCGAACGCGCCATCTCGCTGAGCGAAGAGATACGCCGCTGGGCGCCCGACGGCGTGCCGGTGCTCGAATTTCCCGACACCGGCGCCCACCCCTACGAACGCGCCCCCTGGAGCCACGAGCGTATCCGCCGCCGTCTGGACGTGCTCAGCCGCCTGGCGCTTGCGCCCGACGCCCCCGCCATCATCGTCACCTCGGTGCATGCGCTGGTGCAACCCACCGTGCCCGCCGACCACTTCCGCCGCTACGTGCGCCGCTACGAAGTGGGGCAACAAGTCTCGCTGGCGTTCATGCTGGCGTCGTGGCACGCCATGGGCTATGAGCATGTGACGACCGTCACCGTGCCGGGGCAGTACAGCCATCGGGGCGGCATTCTCGACATCTACCCCATTCAGTACGATTGGCCTGTGCGCATCGAACTCTGGGGCGATGAGATTGACTCTCTGCGCGTGTTCGACCCCGAAACCCAACGCAGTGTTGAAACCATCACCGACGTGGTGGTGCCGCCCGCCAGCGAAGCCATTTTGCACCGCTTGCCCGACGACGTGGCGCAACGGCTGACCGCGCTCAACCTGGAACCGCTCCACGAGGTGGCGCAGGCGGAATGGCGCGAAGCCATTGGGCGCTTGCTGGCGGGGCAGCGCTTCAGCGGCGTTGAGTTTTTCATTCCCTATCTCTACGCCGCGCCGGGCTTTTTCCTCGATTATCTCGCACCGCAGGCGCTCATCATGCTGGATGATTGGGACGAAGTCGCGCTGGCGAGCAGCGACCTGGAGCGCGACGCCCTGCGCCTGCGCGACGAGCAGATGTTGCGCAAGGAACTGCCCCCCAACGCCGCCCCCGCCATCTTCACGTGGGACGACCTGCGCGAGCGCCTGGAAGACGGGCGGGCGGTTGTGCTGGGCTATGGTCCCGAATCGGCGGATTACGGCTTGGAAAGTGCGTTTGCCGCCGCGCCCCACTTTGGCGGGCGCTTGCACGAAGCGGTGCAGGCGCTCAAACGCCACGCC from Ardenticatena maritima harbors:
- a CDS encoding sucrase/ferredoxin-like domain-containing protein translates to MSSLTTQPIPEHLGSVKRYDRHFIVCTGVRHWAPKVEQGGGFLQALADATKPLEPHLGQKIRVTASDEPSEGDGYDVLVFPDGVRYLGLREEDIPTLIEDHLLGGRPSPRLAHRPVEVGYVLVCVHAERDERCGRAGPPLVDRFWEVLDREGLSDRYRVVASSHLGGHKFAGNIIVYPSGDWYGLVTPADVERIVREHLREGRIVAALWRGRIGMEQDEQRAFWFECCGGGA
- the nth gene encoding endonuclease III, with the translated sequence MSDRHSPPETRIHAIIERLRDAHPDATCALHHANPWQLLVATILSAQTTDERVNSITPELFARYPTPEALAAADRAEIERIIKPLGFYRQKARYIHETAQKIVHDFGGEVPDSMDALLSLPGVARKTANVVLGVAFGKAEGVVVDTHVKRLAQRLGLTKAATPEKIERDLMRLVPREHWIDISHLLIFHGRRVCDARRPQCAACVLNDLCPSAEPAL